The genomic segment GTTTCAACTGCGACAGGAAGACGTGGCCGCAAAAGTGGGCAAAAGCCGGGTCCATGTGGCCAACACCCTCCGCCTGCTTCGGTTGCCCCAGGAGGTGCTCGCGCATTTGCGGGACGGCAGAATTTCAGCGGGCCACGCGAAAGCCATCCTCGCGCTCAACTCGGCCGAGGAACAGCGCCTGGCCTGCGACAAGATCATTCGCGACGGATTGACGGTCCGAGCAGCGGAGGATCTTGCGCAACGATTGTCCGCGGGCGCCCACCCGGATTCCAGCCGGCGAAGCGGGCGAAGAGGAAACGCCGCGGGAGGAGGCAACCCACATGCCGCCCGCCTCGAGTCGCGCCTGCAGGAACGCTTCCAAACCCGCGTCCGTCTTCGCTACCGGCAGGGGAAAGGCTCCATCGAAATTCAGTTTTTCTCGGACGAGGATCTGGAGCGTGTCTTGGGTGCGGTGGGATTGAATCCCGAGTAGGTTGAATGGTTCGTCCTTCCATCATGAACACATCCCCAATCGCCAAAGCCTCGACGCGTCCCGATCCCGAAACGTTGCGAGAACGTTGCGGACGGCGGCTGTCCGAGGCTGGACCCGCCCTGAATCGCTTGAAGGTGTTCGCCGGGTTCGACGGATTCGTGGACCGGATCATCCATGTCGTGGATCAGCGCGAAAATGCGGAGCGATTCTCGCGGTTGCCGACCATCGAACGTTTCGCCTCCCGCGCGGCGGCGGCGGCCGGCAAGAGCACGAACTTCGAACTGGTCCAACAGCAGATCAAGCTCGGGGGCAACGGCCCTATCCTGGCCAACGCGCTGGCAACGTTTGGCGCCCGTTTGACGTATGTCGGCGCGCTGGGCTGGCCGTCGGCGCACCCCGTGTTCGCGCCGTTCACCG from the Verrucomicrobiota bacterium genome contains:
- a CDS encoding ParB/RepB/Spo0J family partition protein — protein: MSKTALGRGLGALLGGAQPSKPAAPPPPSSAPAAAPAENTGLAKLKLESIRPCPLQPRKHFSEDSLAELAASLKENGLIQPLVVRPRGGSYELIAGERRWRAAQQAGFQEVPAWIRDASDREVLEMALVENLQRENLNPVEEAAGFAQLLSQFQLRQEDVAAKVGKSRVHVANTLRLLRLPQEVLAHLRDGRISAGHAKAILALNSAEEQRLACDKIIRDGLTVRAAEDLAQRLSAGAHPDSSRRSGRRGNAAGGGNPHAARLESRLQERFQTRVRLRYRQGKGSIEIQFFSDEDLERVLGAVGLNPE